In Nomascus leucogenys isolate Asia chromosome 11, Asia_NLE_v1, whole genome shotgun sequence, the following proteins share a genomic window:
- the NACA gene encoding nascent polypeptide-associated complex subunit alpha isoform X2 — translation MPGEATETVPATEQELPQPQAETGSGTESDSDESVPELEEQDSTQATTQQAQLAAAAEIDEEPVSKAKQSRSEKKARKAMSKLGLRQVTGVTRVTIRKSKNILFVITKPDVYKSPASDTYIVFGEAKIEDLSQQAQLAAAEKFKVQGEAVSNIQENTQTPTVQEESEEEEVDETGVEVKDIELVMSQANVSRAKAVRALKNNSNDIVNAIMELTM, via the exons ATGCCCGGCGAAGCCACAGAAACCGTCCCTGCTACAGAGCAGGAGTTGCCGCAGCCCCAGGCTGAGACAG GGTCTGGAACAGAATCTGACAGTGATGAATCAGTACCAGAGCTTGAAGAACAGGATTCCACCCAGGCAACCACACAACAAGCCCAG CTGGCGGCAGCAGCTGAAATTGATGAAGAACCAGTCAGTAAAGCAAAACAGAGTCGGAGTGAAAAGAAGGCACGGAAG gcTATGTCCAAACTGGGTCTTCGACAGGTCACAGGAGTTACTAGAGTCACTATCCGGAAATCTAAGAATATCCTCTTTGTCATCACAAAACCAGATGTCTACAAGAGCCCTGCTTCGGATACTTACATAGTTTTTGGGGAAGCCAAA ATCGAAGATTTATCCCAGCAAGCACAACTAGCAGCTGCTGAGAAATTCAAAGTTCAAGGTGAAGCTGTCTCAAACATTCAAGAAAACACACAGACTCCAACTGTACAAGAGGAGAGTGAAGAGGAAGAG gTCGATGAAACAGGTGTAGAAGTTAAGGACATAGAACTGGTCATGTCACAAGCAAATGTGTCGAGAGCAAAGGCAGTCCGAGCCCTGAAGAACAACAGTAATGATATTGTAAATGCGATTATG GAATTAACAATGTAA
- the NACA gene encoding nascent polypeptide-associated complex subunit alpha isoform X1: MPGEATETVPATEQELPQPQAETGSGTESDSDESVPELEEQDSTQATTQQAQLAAAAEIDEEPVSKAKQSRSEKKARKAMSKLGLRQVTGVTRVTIRKSKNILFVITKPDVYKSPASDTYIVFGEAKIEDLSQQAQLAAAEKFKVQGEAVSNIQENTQTPTVQEESEEEEVDETGVEVKDIELVMSQANVSRAKAVRALKNNSNDIVNAIMVSVQAFVP; the protein is encoded by the exons ATGCCCGGCGAAGCCACAGAAACCGTCCCTGCTACAGAGCAGGAGTTGCCGCAGCCCCAGGCTGAGACAG GGTCTGGAACAGAATCTGACAGTGATGAATCAGTACCAGAGCTTGAAGAACAGGATTCCACCCAGGCAACCACACAACAAGCCCAG CTGGCGGCAGCAGCTGAAATTGATGAAGAACCAGTCAGTAAAGCAAAACAGAGTCGGAGTGAAAAGAAGGCACGGAAG gcTATGTCCAAACTGGGTCTTCGACAGGTCACAGGAGTTACTAGAGTCACTATCCGGAAATCTAAGAATATCCTCTTTGTCATCACAAAACCAGATGTCTACAAGAGCCCTGCTTCGGATACTTACATAGTTTTTGGGGAAGCCAAA ATCGAAGATTTATCCCAGCAAGCACAACTAGCAGCTGCTGAGAAATTCAAAGTTCAAGGTGAAGCTGTCTCAAACATTCAAGAAAACACACAGACTCCAACTGTACAAGAGGAGAGTGAAGAGGAAGAG gTCGATGAAACAGGTGTAGAAGTTAAGGACATAGAACTGGTCATGTCACAAGCAAATGTGTCGAGAGCAAAGGCAGTCCGAGCCCTGAAGAACAACAGTAATGATATTGTAAATGCGATTATGGTAAGTGTTCAAGCCTTTGTTCCTTGA
- the LOC115837250 gene encoding nascent polypeptide-associated complex subunit alpha, muscle-specific form-like: protein MSSALSVTAALGQPGPTLPPPCSPAPQQCPLSTANQAAPFPSPSTIASTPLEVPFPQSSSGTAVPLRTAPEAPTFLPNLIGPPISPAALALASPMIAPTLKGTPSSSAPLALVALAPHSVQKSSAFPPNFLTSPPSVAVAESGSVITLSAAIAPSEPKTNLIKVPSEVVPNPKGTPSPPCIVSTVPYHCVTPMASVQSGVASLPQTTPTTTLAIASPQVKDTTISSALISPQNPGSLSLKGPVSLPAALSLSTQSLPLVTSSQKTAGPNTPPDFPISLGSHLAPLHQSSFGSVQLLGQTGPSALSDPTVKTISIDHSSTGASYPSQRSVIPPLPSRNEVVPATVAAFPVVAPSVDKGPSTIASITYSPSGSLNVATSSSLSPTTSLILKSSPNATHHYPLVAQMPVSSVGTTPLVTNPCTIAAAPTTFEVATCVSPPISSGPISNIEPTSPAALVMAPVAPKEPSTQVATTLRIPVSPPLPDPEDLKNLPSSVLVKFPTQKDLQAVPASPEGAPFSPAQAGLTTKKDPTILPLAQAAPKNSPSFQSTSSSPEIPLSPEATLAKKSLGGPLPIRKPASSMTSPLGVNSSASVIKTDSYAGPDPAGLLLKSSLITPTVAAFPLESADPAGVAPTTAKGTSTYTTTASPFLEGTVSLAPKNHPVKEGTLTTLPLVPTASENCPVAPSPQNTSAPLATLVLAPEIPKSVPSPSLPPAGTPPGTKKVEGISHTSALAPFASSPKECPTEDSGASATASSKGTLTYLADSPSPLGVSVSPQTKRPPTKKGSAGPNTPVGNLSSPVSPVEASFLPENSLSFQGSKDSPATKHSPTPPSPKGAPTPSAVTPLSPKETPTPSAVDLPFPKEGPATPAPKQAPPLSMTSSSPKKARATPAPKGGPATPTPKGAPTPPAATPPSPKGGPATPSPKGAPTPPAATPPSPKGSPAATPFPKGTPTTLAATPPSPKGGPATPSPKGVLTPPAATPPSPKGSPVATPFPKGAPTPPAATPPSRKGGPATPPHKGDPTPLAATPPSPKDAPTPPAATPPSPKGGPATPSPKGAPTPRAATPPSPKGSPAATPFPKRAPTPPAATPPSPKGGPATLPPKGAPTPPAATPPSPKGGPATPSPRGAPTPPAATPPSSKGGPATLPPKGAPTPPAVTPPSPKGGPATPPHKGAPNPPVVTPPFPKGGPATSPPKGAPTPPAATPLSAKGTPTLPATTPSSKGGPTTPSSKEGPTPPAATPSHKGGPAMTPPSPRRGPVIPYPKGDLTSPAVIPLSPKKAPATPVTGEGTATPSKGDLTPPAVTPVSLKKAPATSAPKGGPATPSCKGDPTLPAVTPPSPKEPPAPKQAPTSSSPKKAPATPAPKGTPTSPPVTPSSLKDSPTSPVSVTCKMGATVPQASKGLPAKKGPTALKEVLVAPAPESTPVITAPTRKGPQTKKSSATSPPICPDPSAKNGSKGPLSTVAPAPLLPVQKDSSKTAKGKDASHSPKGPLAPPESKASTPLTAAASEKVLPKPESASVSPAPTPPVSLPLAPSPVPTLPPKQQFLPSSPGLVLESPSKPLAPADEDELPPLIPPEPVSGGVPFQSVLVNMPTPKPAGIPVPTPSAKQPVMKNNKGICLGLPCAWCVCRPHPSWGLPTNTNPVMRRFLQ from the coding sequence ATGTCTTCAGCCTTGAGTGTCACTGCTGCCTTAGGGCAGCCTGGACCTACCCTCCCCCCTCCTTGCTCTCCTGCCCCACAACAGTGCCCTCTCTCAACTGCTAACCAGGCTGCCCCATTCCCTTCCCCCTCTACTATTGCCTCGACCCCTTTAGAAGTTCCTTTTCCCCAGTCATCCTCTGGAACAGCCGTACCTTTGAGAACTGCCCCTGAAGCCCCAACCTTCCTACCAAACCTAATAGGGCCTCCCATCTCCCCAGCTGCCTTAGCTCTAGCCTCTCCCATGATAGCTCCAACTCTGAAAGGGACCCCGTCCTCTTCAGCTCCCTTAGCTCTGGTTGCCCTGGCTCCCCACTCAGTTCAGAAGAGTTCTGCTTTTCCACCTAACTTTCTTACTTCACCTCCTTCAGTGGCTGTAGCTGAGTCAGGATCAGTGATAACTCTGTCAGCTGCCATTGCTCCCTCAGAACCAAAGACTAATCTTATTAAAGTTCCCTCTGAGGTAGTCCCTAATCCAAAAGGCACCCCCAGCCCTCCATGTATAGTCAGTACTGTTCCTTACCACTGTGTGACTCCCATGGCCTCTGTTCAATCTGGAGTGGCCTCCCTTCCTCAGACAACACCCACAACTACCCTAGCCATCGCTTCCCCTCAAGTCAAAGACACCACCATTTCCTCAGCTCTGATTTCTCCACAAAACCCAGGAAGCCTCAGCCTGAAGGGGCCTGTTAGTCTACCTGCTGCCTTATCTCTTTCAACTCAGTCTCTTCCTTTGGTGACCTCTTCTCAAAAGACTGCAGGTCCCAACACCCCCCCAGATTTTCCCATTTCTCTGGGCTCTCATCTTGCACCTTTACATCAGAGTTCTTTTGGTTCTGTCCAACTTTTAGGTCAAACAGGTCCTAGTGCTTTGTCAGACCCTACAGTGAAGACCATTTCTATAGATCATTCTTCCACAGGGGCCTCTTACCCTTCTCAGAGATCTGTaattcctccccttccttccagAAATGAGGTAGTTCCTGCTACTGTGGCTGCCTTTCCAGTGGTGGCTCCATCTGTTGACAAAGGTCCCTCTACCATCGCTAGCATAACCTACAGCCCTTCTGGCTCCTTAAATGTAGCTACCTCTTCTTCATTATCTCCTACAACCTCTCTCATTCTCAAAAGCTCTCCTAATGCCACTCATCATTATCCTTTAGTGGCCCAAATGCCCGTTTCTTCTGTTGGAACCACCCCACTTGTGACTAACCCCTGTACAATTGCTGCAGCACCTACTACCTTTGAGGTAGCTACTTGTGTTTCTCCTCCAATTTCATCAGGTCCCATAAGTAATATAGAACCAACTTCCCCTGCTGCCTTGGTTATGGCACCTGTGGCTCCCAAAGAGCCTTCTACTCAAGTAGCAACCACTCTGAGGATACCAGTCTCTCCTCCTCTGCCAGACCCTGAAGACCTCAAAAATCTCCCCAGTTCAGTATTGGTTAAATTTCCAACACAAAAAGACCTCCAAGCTGTACCTGCCTCTCCTGAAGGAGCCCCTTTCTCTCCAGCCCAAGCAGGACTCACCACCAAGAAAGACCCTACTATATTACCATTAGCCCAGGCAGCCCCTAAAAATTCCCCTTCTTTCCAAAGTACATCCTCTTCTCCAGAGATACCTCTTTCTCCTGAAGCCACCCTAGCAAAGAAAAGCCTTGGAGGGCCTCTCCCTATACGTAAGCCAGCAAGCAGTATGACCTCCCCCCTGGGTGTTAACTCCTCGGCCTCTGTAATCAAGACAGATTCTTATGCAGGCCCAGACCCTGCTGGTCTGCTTCTCAAAAGTTCTCTCATTACCCCAACAGTGGCTGCATTTCCTTTGGAAAGTGCTGACCCTGCTGGGGTGGCTCCCACAACTGCCAAAGGTACCTCAACTTATACAACTACAGCCAGCCCTTTTCTAGAAGGAACTGTCTCTTTAGCTCCTAAAAACCACCCAGTTAAGGAAGGTACTCTTACTACTTTACCCTTGGTTCCTACAGCTTCAGAAAATTGCCCTGTGGCTCCATCCCCCCAGAATACCTCTGCTCCTCTAGCTACCTTAGTGCTGGCCCCTGAAATCCCAAAGTCTGTGCCCTCACCCTCTCTTCCCCCAGCTGGGACTCCTCCAGGTACAAAAAAGGTTGAAGGTATTTCTCATACTTCAGCATTGGCACCTTTTGCTTCCTCTCCCAAAGAGTGCCCAACTGAGGACTCTGGTGCTTCTGCTACTGCATCTTCCAAAGGAACTCTGACTTACCTAGCTGACTCCCCATCTCCTTTAGGGGTTAGTGTGTCTCCTCAGACTAAAAGACCTCCAACCAAGAAGGGTTCTGCTGGCCCTAATACTCCTGTTGGAAATCTCTCGTCCCCTGTTTCTCCAGTTGAAGCTTCATTTCTTCCAGAGAATAGTCTTTCTTTCCAAGGCTCTAAAGACTCACCAGCCACGAAGCATTCTCCCACTCCTCCATCCCCCAAAGGGGCCCCTACTCCCTCAGCTGTGactcctctgtctcccaaagagACCCCCACTCCTTCAGCGGTGGATCTGCCCTTCCCCAAAGAGGGTCCAGCTACCCCAGCACCCAAACAGGCTCCCCCTCTATCCATGACTTCTTCCTCCCCCAAAAAGGCCCGAGCAACTCCAGCCCCCAAAGGAGGCCCAGCTACCCCAACCCCCAAAGGGGCCCCCACACCCCCAGCTGcaactcctccctcccccaaaggAGGTCCAGCTACTCCATCCCCCAAAGGGGCCCCCACACCCCCAGCTGcaactcctccctcccccaaaggAAGTCCAGCAGCTACCCCATTCCCCAAAGGCACCCCCACAACCCTAGCTGCAACTCCTCCATCCCCAAAAGGAGGTCCAGCTACCCCATCCCCCAAAGGGGTCCTAACACCCCCAGCTGCAACTCCTCCCTCCCCAAAAGGAAGTCCAGTAGCTACCCCATTCCCCAAAGGGGCCCCCACACCCCCAGCTGCAACTCCTCCCTCCCGAAAAGGAGGCCCAGCTACCCCACCCCACAAAGGGGATCCCACTCCCCTAGCTGCAACTCCTCCCTCCCCAAAAGATGCTCCAACACCCCCAGCTGCAACTCCTCCCTCCCCAAAAGGAGGCCCAGCTACCCCATCCCCCAAAGGGGCCCCCACTCCACGAGCTGCAACTCCTCCCTCCCCAAAAGGAAGTCCAGCAGCTACCCCATTCCCCAAAAGGGCCCCCACTCCCCCAGCTGCAACTCCTCCCTCGCCAAAAGGAGGTCCAGCTACCCTACCCCCCAAAGGGGCCCCCACTCCCCCAGCTGCAACTCCTCCCTCCCCAAAAGGAGGTCCAGCTACCCCATCCCCCAGAGGGGCCCCCACTCCCCCAGCTGCAACTCCTCCCTCCTCAAAAGGAGGTCCAGCTACCCTACCCCCCAAAGGGGCCCCCACTCCCCCAGCTGTAACTCCTCCCTCCCCAAAAGGAGGTCCAGCTACCCCACCCCACAAAGGGGCCCCCAATCCCCCAGTTGTAACTCCTCCCTTTCCAAAAGGAGGCCCAGCTACCTCGCCCCCCAAAGGGGCCCCCACTCCCCCAGCTGCAACTCCTCTCTCCGCTAAAGGGACCCCCACTCTCCCAGCTACAACTCCTTCCTCTAAAGGAGGCCCAACTACCCCATCCTCCAAAGAGGGCCCCACTCCCCCAGCTGCAACTCCCTCCCACAAAGGAGGTCCCGCTAtgactcctccctcccccagaaGAGGACCAGTTATCCCATATCCCAAAGGGGACCTCACTTCCCCAGCAGTGATTCCTCTCTCCCCCAAAAAGGCTCCAGCAACTCCAGTCACTGGAGAAGGCACAGCCACCCCATCCAAAGGAGATCTCACTCCCCCAGCAGTGACTCCTGTCTCCCTCAAAAAGGCCCCAGCAACTTCAGCCCCCAAAGGAGGCCCAGCTACCCCATCCTGCAAAGGGGATCCCACCCTCCCAGCAGTGACTCCTCCTTCCCCCAAGGAGCCCCCAGCCCCCAAACAAGCTCCCACTTCTTCCTCTCCCAAAAAGGCCCCAGCAACTCCGGCCCCCAAAGGGACTCCCACTTCCCCACCTGTGACTCCTTCCTCCCTCAAAGACTCCCCTACCTCCCCAGTTTCTGTCACATGTAAAATGGGGGCCACTGTTCCTCAAGCATCTAAAGGGCTTCCAGCAAAGAAAGGCCCCACAGCTCTGAAAGAAGTACTTGTTGCTCCAGCTCCAGAAAGTACGCCAGTCATCACAGCTCCCACTCGGAAAGGTCCACAGACCAAAAAGAGTTCTGCTACTTCACCTCCTATATGCCCAGATCCCTCAGCTAAGAATGGTTCTAAAGGACCCCTTTCCACAGTGGCTCCAGCCCCTCTACTCCCTGTTCAGAAAGACTCTTCAAAGACAGCAAAAGGCAAAGATGCTTCTCATTCCCCAAAGGGCCCCTTGGCTCCTCCTGAGTCTAAGGCATCCACCCCTCTAACAGCAGCTGCCTCTGAGAAGGTCCTTCCTAAACCTGAATCAGCATCTGTCTCTCCAGCACCCACCCCACCAGTCTCTCTGCCTCTTGCTCCCTCCCCAGTTCCCACTCTGCCTCCTAAACAGCAATTTCTGCCGTCCTCACCTGGGCTGGTGTTGGAATCACCCTCTAAACCCCTAGCCCCTGCTGATGAGGATGAGCTGCCGCCTCTGATTCCCCCGGAACCAGTCTCTGGGGGAGTGCCTTTCCAGTCGGTCCTCGTCAACATGCCCACCCCTAAACCTGCTGGAATCCCTGTCCCAACCCCCTCTGCCAAGCAGCCTGTTATGAAGAACAACAAGGGTATTTGCCTTGGTTTGCCGTGTGCATGGTGTGTCTGTCGTCCACACCCCTCTTGGGGGCTACCCACCAATACTAACCCTGTGATGCGCCGCTTTCTCCAGTGA